The Belonocnema kinseyi isolate 2016_QV_RU_SX_M_011 chromosome 10, B_treatae_v1, whole genome shotgun sequence genome has a window encoding:
- the LOC117181885 gene encoding mitochondrial sodium/calcium exchanger protein-like produces MPYLNWPVREKLLKYGLVIREDDCSYVWQIPASDRCDWVKTTQDCKTNYGFSYTEVLFCSFTTEKWALFGLGCILLILWLLYLFLVLASTADNFFCPSLGVISTVFHLSDSIAGVTILAFGNGAPDIFTSLASDLDDSMIMFTELIGAGVFVTALIAGSVAVFSPFRVHWKSFLRDCIFYVLSASWISYIVSDQIVHLWEALSCIFLYIMFILAVVLMQMYDSREEKQKSRIPRVPDPEVLHTYLLNRDVNIHPRLRARAFNVHAKLDVAIAKEMDRNKLDQEPSKQETSPEGKSSRPKGLFREFLFDVSPINIDDWRSGNRLLRTLLVIRSPFMFLLQLLVPVVNETAEKRGWSKLLNCLQLCVTPIIMLFVFDVWSLSVNSVPLFVICFPIFAGIAIIAFLFTSEDEIPAFHDAFAFLGFVAAMFVVYFVAGEVMLVLECVGYVGGISDAMLGITLLAWGNSVGDLISNVTIAKRGFPRMGFAACFGGPMFNTLLGLGLTFSIGAAKTEGYEIYIRISDMAPGCLAFLFGSLLSSLVYLSTTGFLARRSYGFLLYTIYISFMIICFLSEIHFMHPLGTDHRS; encoded by the exons ATGCCATATTTAAATTGGCCTGTGAgggagaaattattgaaatatggaCTGGTAATACGAGAG GATGATTGCTCATATGTTTGGCAAATTCCTGCGTCTGATCGTTGTGATTGGGTGAAGACTACTCAAGATTGTAAAACTAATTATGGATTTTCGTACACAGAAGTATTATTTTGCAGCTTCACAACTGAAAAATGGGCTTTATTCGGTCTTGGATGCATTCTTTTGATTCTTTGGTTGCTCTACCTTTTTCTTGTTCTTGCGAGCACTGCTGATAATTT TTTTTGTCCTTCCCTGGGAGTAATTTCTACAGTGTTTCACCTCTCAGATAGTATTGCGGGGGTAACAATTTTGGCTTTTGGAAATGGGGCACCCGACATTTTTACTTCCTTGGCTTCGGATCTTGATGATAGTATGATAATGTTTACAGAATTAATAGGAGCTGGAGTTTTTGTGACTGCTCTTATTGCTGGTTCTGTGGCTGTTTTTTCACCATTTCGAGTACATTGGAAGTCCTTCCTAAGAGATTGCATTTTTTATGTCTTATCCGCGAGTTGGATAAGTTATATCGTGAGTGATCAGATTGTTCATCTGTGGGAAGCATTAA gttgcatatttttgtacattatgtTCATCCTTGCTGTCGTATTAATGCAGATGTATGACtctagagaagaaaaacaaaaaa GTCGAATCCCAAGGGTGCCAGACCCAGAAGTTCTACACACTTATTTGTTGAATCGAGATGTAAATATTCACCCTCGACTTCGAGCTCGTGCATTTAATGTCCATGCCAAGCTTG ACGTCGCCATTGCAAAGGAAATGGATAGAAATAAATTGGACCAAGAACCCTCGAAACAAGAAACATCTCCTGAGGGAAAATCATCAAGACCCAAAGGTCTTTTTCGAGAGTTTCTCTTCGACGTCTCGCCCATAAACATTGATGATTGGAGGTCTGGAAACAGGCTTCTCAGGACTCTTCTGGTTATTCGCTCTCCTTTTATGTTTCTTTTGCAGCTGCTTGTTCCTGTGGTAAACGAAACAGCAGAAAAAAGGGGTTGGTCGAAATTACTTAATTGCTTGCAGTTGTGCGTAACTCCTATTATCATGCTCTTTGTTTTTGATG TGTGGAGTCTGTCAGTGAATTCTGTACCTTTATTTGTAATATGCTTCCCAATTTTTGCTGGGATTgctataattgcatttttatttacgTCAGAGGATGAAATACCGGCTTTTCATGAT GCTTTTGCATTTCTGGGATTTGTAGCAGCCATGTTTGTTGTATATTTCGTAGCAGGGGAAGTGATGTTAGTTCTCGAATGTGTTGGATATGTTGGTGGAATATCTGATGCTATGCTGGGAATAACTCTTCTTGCATGGGGTAATAGTGTTGGTg aCCTAATATCGAATGTCACAATAGCAAAACGGGGATTCCCTCGGATGGGATTCGCAGCCTGCTTCGGAGGTCCAATGTTCAATACCCTGTTGGGATTAGGGTTGACTTTTTCGATTGGAGCAGCCAAGACCGAAGGATATGAAATTTATATACGAATAAGTGATATGGCACCTGGTTGTCTAGCGTTTTTATTTGGTTCATTATTGTCCTCATTGGTTTATTTAAGCACCACTGGATTCCTTGCAAGACGCTCTTATGGATTTTTGCTTTATACAATTTACATTTCATTTATGATTATTTGTTTTCTGAGTGAAATTCATTTCATGCATCCACTCGGTACTGATCATCGCTCTTGA